A stretch of the Candidatus Babeliales bacterium genome encodes the following:
- a CDS encoding heparinase II/III family protein, whose protein sequence is MISFSRIPHYIKKTWEYGPLKTVGIVRQRVSTSWYQRKIRKQAVDGTAHYIWEQIASRHNLGLFEHEWKRISTLSLPYLDALYDRPAGLIEQADAYVNKTFDLLGSGPLTFDRIPWHDDFRLQNQSPGSDVTFDSSVFYRDIIITSGTTETLCKDIKIPWELSRLQHLLVLGLAYRETGEQRYVDAFQEHASDWIERNPYLLGPNWICPMDVGIRAYNMIVGVHFFKDVTSIPGSFWQTLVESLYNHMLYLEHNWEVYDGRTSNHYLSDLVGYLSLCWFFNLWPGVDQKLSWVTKEIETEFEKQVFDEGADYEGSTAYHGLVTELFYHAGLLLQESSIQLSLSFEKKLRRMFDFMVWCPASLIQIGDDDSGKLLHYGITDKILQAMQSNEKKYGTKLYRQFGVSVIKTEHLHVSLRHHAYQSQQPSGHFHNDMGSITLAVDDEPFIVDPGSYLYTPSGIWRNRFRSVTVHNTFWKTGEEPVPFDERLFALTLPERTVGVTDVLQTSWMSGSRRATRTLVCDGQSLNIVDQWTGDDAVDTTWNFIIGPSVMASRDGNLIILQSNISGAKVALHVEGDTEIVDAWYAQKYGSKMRCAAICGRSVCQTLLFRFLWM, encoded by the coding sequence GTGATTTCGTTTTCTCGTATTCCGCACTATATAAAAAAAACCTGGGAATATGGCCCTCTTAAAACGGTTGGCATTGTTCGCCAACGCGTAAGTACATCTTGGTATCAAAGGAAAATTCGCAAACAAGCAGTAGATGGAACGGCTCACTACATTTGGGAGCAGATTGCTTCACGACATAATCTTGGTTTATTTGAACACGAATGGAAGCGTATCTCGACGTTATCATTGCCATATCTAGATGCGCTCTATGATCGACCGGCTGGTCTGATTGAGCAGGCGGATGCGTACGTGAATAAGACATTTGACCTGCTAGGTTCAGGGCCTCTTACGTTTGATCGTATACCGTGGCATGACGATTTTCGATTGCAGAATCAATCGCCTGGCAGTGACGTGACATTTGATTCGTCTGTATTTTACCGAGACATTATTATCACATCCGGTACAACAGAAACATTGTGCAAAGATATCAAAATTCCGTGGGAGCTTTCACGACTTCAGCATCTACTTGTGCTTGGTTTGGCATATCGCGAGACGGGTGAGCAGCGGTATGTTGATGCATTTCAAGAGCATGCGTCTGATTGGATAGAACGCAATCCATATCTTTTAGGGCCGAATTGGATATGTCCTATGGATGTGGGTATTCGTGCATACAACATGATTGTTGGGGTGCATTTTTTTAAAGATGTAACATCTATTCCGGGTTCATTTTGGCAAACGCTTGTCGAATCTCTTTACAATCATATGCTCTATCTAGAGCATAATTGGGAAGTGTATGATGGTCGCACGTCAAACCATTATCTATCAGATCTTGTTGGATACTTGTCGTTATGTTGGTTTTTTAATTTGTGGCCTGGTGTTGATCAAAAATTATCATGGGTTACTAAAGAGATTGAAACTGAGTTTGAAAAACAAGTGTTTGACGAGGGCGCCGATTACGAAGGGTCTACCGCATATCATGGTTTGGTAACGGAACTTTTTTATCATGCCGGGCTATTGCTGCAGGAATCTAGTATTCAGCTCTCCCTATCGTTTGAAAAAAAATTACGACGCATGTTTGATTTCATGGTCTGGTGCCCAGCGTCATTGATTCAGATCGGTGATGATGATTCGGGTAAACTGCTGCACTATGGCATTACGGATAAGATTCTTCAAGCGATGCAATCTAATGAAAAAAAATACGGCACGAAATTGTACCGTCAGTTTGGAGTGTCGGTCATAAAAACAGAACATCTGCATGTAAGTTTGCGTCATCATGCATATCAATCACAGCAGCCGTCTGGTCATTTCCACAATGATATGGGAAGCATAACACTTGCGGTTGATGATGAACCTTTTATTGTTGATCCTGGAAGCTATCTATATACGCCGTCAGGTATATGGCGGAATCGGTTTCGCTCAGTTACTGTGCATAATACATTCTGGAAAACGGGTGAAGAACCGGTTCCATTTGATGAGCGGTTATTTGCGCTTACTCTTCCTGAGCGAACTGTGGGTGTAACAGACGTGTTGCAGACATCGTGGATGTCTGGTAGCAGAAGAGCAACGAGGACTCTTGTGTGCGATGGGCAATCACTGAACATTGTGGACCAGTGGACCGGTGATGATGCAGTTGATACGACATGGAATTTTATTATTGGGCCGTCAGTAATGGCTTCGCGTGATGGGAATCTAATCATACTGCAATCAAACATATCAGGGGCTAAGGTGGCTCTGCATGTTGAAGGGGATACGGAGATTGTGGATGCATGGTATGCCCAGAAATATGGCTCAAAAATGCGATGTGCTGCAATTTGTGGTCGTAGTGTCTGTCAGACGTTACTTTTTCGCTTTTTGTGGATGTGA